A genome region from Ottowia testudinis includes the following:
- the gspM gene encoding type II secretion system protein GspM, producing MAWRNINLHPWSRRALLTLVAAALLVLIGCALIYRAMWSRYGAGLDQLESRIERLDGVLQSGADIQGRLAAARRQVQPWLYPGGDSAQNDVTQRLRELVVAAECTLVSSQAAAVAGEDGKLSRIRLSATVTGDWAQLLQLLERLQSQQPPLWTSSVNLMREGGNTPNAPQKARLGLQLEATLAPGKGVAP from the coding sequence ATGGCTTGGCGCAACATCAATCTTCATCCATGGTCACGCCGCGCGTTGCTGACGTTGGTGGCTGCTGCACTGTTGGTGCTGATCGGTTGCGCGCTTATCTACCGGGCCATGTGGTCACGATATGGTGCTGGCCTTGATCAGCTGGAGTCGCGCATCGAACGGCTGGATGGCGTGCTTCAATCCGGCGCCGACATACAAGGCAGGCTTGCTGCTGCGCGCCGGCAAGTTCAGCCCTGGCTTTATCCCGGCGGCGACAGCGCACAAAACGATGTCACTCAGCGTCTGCGTGAGCTGGTCGTGGCAGCCGAGTGCACCCTTGTGTCCTCTCAAGCGGCGGCAGTGGCTGGCGAAGACGGCAAGCTTTCGCGCATTCGCTTGAGCGCCACGGTGACGGGCGATTGGGCACAGCTGCTGCAACTGCTCGAGCGCTTGCAATCTCAGCAGCCGCCGCTTTGGACATCCTCCGTCAATCTGATGAGGGAGGGTGGCAACACGCCCAATGCCCCGCAAAAAGCTCGTCTGGGCCTGCAGCTTGAAGCGACGCTGGCGCCCGGGAAAGGCGTTGCCCCATGA
- a CDS encoding PilN domain-containing protein — translation MSTIRVKPAVRLRAAWDRLAWGLSELRRTLIARGMWPASSIQAVSLVGRPVRIIGTRVVSAGAAHDATSLLVPHEAGLWGEFRLPDMPRRSLAAAVHEAMWRVSPLPPDQVVSVWRSEPDADGGWLITWGLCPNAILEQGLVQTSLPADAPVYLARTDDEALSVHGPAMAEQDRRQRRLDLLYVSVLLVLAAALALPALMPLVLKRQAVVRAVQHVSTVEPMAAPLRVQLDELRQQARVAQELRQSIDHSLPLASVLDRLAVALPDDTWLDRFEVNGDQIRISGLTSNAADLMARVSKQPDFAEVRATAATVRDDAQNKERFGFEMRWRGGVSKS, via the coding sequence ATGAGCACCATCCGAGTGAAGCCCGCTGTCCGCCTGCGAGCGGCCTGGGACCGGCTCGCCTGGGGGCTGAGCGAGCTTCGGCGTACCCTGATTGCGCGAGGCATGTGGCCCGCATCATCGATTCAGGCGGTGTCGTTGGTCGGACGCCCTGTGCGGATAATTGGCACCCGCGTGGTGTCTGCCGGTGCTGCCCATGACGCCACCAGTCTGTTGGTTCCCCATGAGGCCGGCCTTTGGGGCGAATTTCGCTTGCCGGACATGCCGCGTCGATCACTCGCCGCCGCTGTGCACGAGGCGATGTGGCGAGTTTCCCCCTTGCCTCCGGACCAGGTGGTGAGCGTTTGGCGAAGTGAGCCGGATGCAGACGGCGGTTGGCTGATCACCTGGGGACTTTGTCCAAATGCGATACTGGAGCAGGGTTTGGTGCAAACCAGCCTGCCTGCGGATGCGCCCGTGTATTTGGCGCGTACCGATGACGAAGCGCTGTCGGTCCATGGGCCGGCCATGGCGGAGCAAGACCGTCGTCAACGCCGTCTAGACTTGCTTTACGTCAGTGTGTTGTTGGTGTTGGCGGCCGCGTTGGCTCTTCCGGCCTTGATGCCGCTGGTGCTCAAGCGGCAGGCGGTGGTTCGCGCCGTGCAGCATGTCTCCACGGTCGAGCCCATGGCGGCACCGCTGCGGGTGCAGCTTGATGAATTGCGTCAGCAGGCCCGAGTAGCGCAGGAATTGCGCCAAAGTATCGATCACAGCTTGCCTCTGGCCAGCGTTCTCGATCGATTGGCGGTGGCGCTGCCCGACGATACATGGCTGGATCGTTTTGAAGTCAACGGCGATCAGATTCGCATCTCGGGTTTGACCAGCAACGCGGCCGACTTGATGGCCCGCGTGAGCAAGCAACCCGATTTTGCCGAAGTGCGCGCTACCGCGGCCACGGTGCGTGACGACGCCCAGAACAAGGAGCGTTTTGGATTCGAGATGCGCTGGCGAGGGGGAGTAAGCAAATCATGA
- a CDS encoding general secretion pathway protein GspK: MALELDRMRAQVVLDGALQLVAGKMITDKSLSSSYRRLHMRLGDADAWVEIVPSSGLIDINVARPELLQALFQRVGGVPAGEATALGARIRDFIDPDDVPSPLGGAELAQYRAAGSPVVPRNTGIDDMSELKLVLGMTPELYEIIAPFLGVNGQQRIALYSAPPALIDALSGQPGLGARIQASPPEMRGAMLEPGITTEFFSIVPAGGADQTIRLRAYVQTRDQRWWQRQMWLDLQARPGSTMPWTTRAVEPTRRVNRPDQEFNP, encoded by the coding sequence GTGGCACTGGAGCTCGATCGCATGCGCGCGCAAGTGGTGCTCGACGGTGCTCTGCAGCTGGTGGCTGGGAAGATGATCACGGATAAGTCGCTGAGCAGCAGCTACCGACGTCTGCATATGCGGCTGGGAGACGCCGACGCCTGGGTCGAGATCGTGCCCTCCAGTGGGTTGATCGACATCAATGTTGCCCGGCCGGAGTTGCTTCAAGCATTGTTTCAGCGGGTCGGTGGCGTGCCCGCCGGTGAGGCGACCGCGCTGGGTGCGAGGATTCGTGATTTCATAGATCCCGATGATGTTCCGAGTCCTCTGGGCGGGGCGGAGCTGGCGCAGTATCGCGCCGCCGGTTCGCCCGTGGTGCCGCGCAACACTGGCATTGACGACATGTCCGAGCTCAAGCTGGTGCTCGGAATGACGCCTGAGCTGTATGAGATAATCGCCCCCTTTTTGGGCGTCAATGGACAGCAGCGTATCGCGCTCTATTCGGCACCGCCCGCGTTGATTGACGCGCTCTCTGGTCAGCCCGGATTGGGTGCTCGCATTCAGGCTTCACCGCCGGAAATGCGTGGCGCAATGCTTGAGCCAGGCATCACGACTGAATTTTTTTCGATCGTGCCGGCGGGCGGTGCAGATCAGACGATCAGATTGCGGGCGTATGTGCAGACACGCGATCAACGCTGGTGGCAACGCCAAATGTGGCTCGATTTGCAGGCGAGACCCGGTAGCACCATGCCGTGGACAACCCGGGCTGTGGAGCCCACTCGGCGCGTCAACAGGCCGGATCAGGAATTCAACCCATGA
- a CDS encoding prepilin-type N-terminal cleavage/methylation domain-containing protein, with product MKKKSAAPPARGFTLLELLMALAVTAMVVALVFAGFGLIGRSEERSQALLDRAERILLVSQWLARKFDSLRPLSRLHNGTVTPFFSGNPAGAMWVAPLPERGDAGGLHVFRLGPLRHPDGSIDLLVEALPFDGALMQLDWSQALRQTLLTDARSLQWYYQEGSTGQWDRQWGKQGHFPVRVKVEIGDARGDWPPLIFALPGAR from the coding sequence ATGAAGAAAAAATCAGCTGCTCCTCCCGCGCGAGGCTTTACCTTGCTTGAGCTGCTGATGGCTCTGGCGGTGACAGCCATGGTCGTGGCCTTGGTATTCGCGGGCTTTGGCTTGATCGGCCGGTCGGAGGAGCGCAGCCAGGCATTGCTCGACCGCGCGGAGCGCATACTTCTGGTCAGTCAATGGTTGGCACGGAAGTTTGACAGCTTGCGGCCGCTTTCCCGCCTGCACAACGGCACTGTGACACCGTTTTTCAGCGGCAATCCCGCAGGGGCGATGTGGGTGGCGCCGTTGCCAGAGCGTGGCGACGCGGGCGGTCTGCATGTCTTTCGGCTGGGCCCGCTGCGCCACCCCGATGGCAGTATCGACTTGCTGGTCGAAGCATTGCCATTTGATGGCGCGTTGATGCAACTCGACTGGAGTCAGGCCTTGCGGCAGACGCTGCTGACGGACGCGCGCAGCTTGCAGTGGTATTACCAGGAAGGCTCCACGGGGCAGTGGGACAGGCAGTGGGGAAAGCAGGGGCATTTCCCGGTTAGGGTCAAGGTTGAGATTGGTGATGCGCGTGGAGACTGGCCGCCACTCATTTTTGCGCTGCCGGGGGCTCGATGA
- a CDS encoding type IV pilus modification PilV family protein: MMSRVGWSAHTSQYGFSLLEALVAMAIASIAFAALYRTVGQSAKAAVDVDARIEASLVAQSVLASASFAEDFAPLQAGQAGAWRWSLRVVPEQVLLQDANGQPLATPAVPSARVELSVVGGDSAVPILNWTAWKPYRAAP; the protein is encoded by the coding sequence ATGATGTCGCGCGTCGGTTGGTCTGCCCACACGAGCCAGTATGGTTTCAGCCTGCTGGAAGCGCTGGTCGCGATGGCAATCGCGTCGATCGCCTTCGCCGCGCTCTATCGTACCGTAGGCCAAAGCGCCAAGGCGGCGGTGGACGTGGATGCGCGCATCGAAGCCAGTCTGGTCGCTCAGTCGGTATTGGCCAGCGCCAGCTTCGCGGAGGACTTCGCGCCTCTGCAGGCGGGCCAGGCGGGCGCTTGGCGCTGGAGCCTACGGGTCGTGCCAGAGCAGGTGCTTTTGCAAGATGCCAATGGTCAGCCGTTGGCCACGCCCGCCGTACCGAGCGCGCGCGTGGAGCTCAGCGTGGTGGGGGGCGATTCGGCCGTACCCATTCTCAATTGGACGGCCTGGAAGCCCTATCGCGCCGCGCCATGA
- a CDS encoding GspH/FimT family pseudopilin: MTHRTYFMSARHRPSRWRGAGFTLLELLVVLGLAALAVTVVGGGAQAYLERARYQQTVRDLASQLNQARSLSMDVGKPVLVSYVPQTRQLRAGEAILLEVPDSVTVQWQALRSARLAGATAGVEPIFIFNSEGGARGGAIAVSRAGRGVEFRVNWLLGTIDQSVVGGAL, translated from the coding sequence TTGACGCATCGCACCTATTTCATGAGCGCGAGGCATCGGCCAAGCCGCTGGCGCGGCGCGGGCTTTACCTTGCTCGAATTGTTGGTGGTGTTGGGCCTGGCTGCGCTGGCGGTGACCGTGGTCGGCGGGGGTGCGCAGGCCTACCTGGAGCGCGCCCGGTATCAACAGACGGTTCGCGATCTGGCCAGCCAGCTCAATCAGGCGCGCTCGCTCAGCATGGATGTGGGAAAGCCTGTCCTGGTCAGTTATGTGCCGCAAACGCGGCAGCTGAGGGCCGGTGAGGCCATTTTGCTTGAGGTGCCTGATTCAGTGACCGTGCAATGGCAAGCGCTGCGCTCTGCCCGGCTGGCCGGTGCCACGGCGGGTGTAGAGCCGATCTTCATTTTCAATTCCGAAGGTGGTGCGCGTGGCGGCGCGATTGCGGTCTCGCGTGCCGGACGAGGAGTGGAATTCCGCGTCAATTGGCTGCTCGGCACCATTGATCAGTCGGTCGTGGGTGGCGCTCTATGA
- the gspG gene encoding type II secretion system major pseudopilin GspG: MKHSLSTPLQGQARRWRGARGMTLIELLVVLVILTLVAGLIGPQVLNQLGGAKVKTAGVQIKEIEQALDLYKLDVGRYPSDAEGLRGLTDRPGNVSGWNGPYLRKGLPADPWGGAYQYKFPGRNGGPDVFSFGADGKPGGDGDNADIHN; this comes from the coding sequence ATGAAACACTCCCTATCAACGCCCTTGCAGGGACAGGCGCGGCGCTGGCGCGGCGCACGCGGCATGACGCTGATTGAACTGCTGGTGGTTTTGGTCATCCTCACCTTGGTGGCGGGTTTGATCGGGCCACAGGTTCTGAATCAACTTGGCGGTGCAAAGGTTAAAACCGCGGGTGTGCAGATCAAGGAAATCGAGCAGGCGTTGGATCTGTACAAGCTTGACGTCGGCCGTTATCCCAGCGACGCTGAAGGGTTACGCGGGCTGACCGACCGTCCGGGCAACGTCAGTGGCTGGAATGGCCCGTATTTGAGAAAAGGCTTGCCGGCCGACCCTTGGGGTGGGGCCTATCAATACAAGTTTCCTGGCCGCAATGGCGGCCCCGACGTGTTCTCGTTCGGTGCCGACGGCAAACCCGGTGGTGACGGGGACAACGCCGACATCCACAACTGA
- a CDS encoding type II secretion system F family protein, with amino-acid sequence MIDFQYAGTATDGKPCQGSIRAPSAEAARLRLIGQGITPVSISGLDGAAVEPGAASDAQGRLKRADILLFTRELSHLKQANMPLDRALAMLQEIATTDRLKAFVAKVNEGVRGGKSLHHALLPFERDLGRRYLVLVRAGEASGALSLVLKELTAQLEADDKLRNYIISSMTYPLILAVVAVLSVVVLLAFVVPQFRQIFDSMGDKLPYLTRVVLNMSDFMRSHWMAILLVVTSLLYLGSRWIASPAGRLRVDTAVLGLPLLGNVMRNLQLAIYFRTLGGLLQRNVTLVDALRISSDAVTNTALRHDLEPLVGIVKSGKRLSTGFVSSHFSRSSTPQLIRVAEETGDMDGTALGLADRYEDDGRRTMSRLLAAMEPVIIIVLGVMVAIIIMAILGGVMSINETI; translated from the coding sequence ATGATTGACTTTCAATACGCCGGAACAGCCACCGATGGCAAACCTTGCCAGGGCAGCATTCGCGCGCCCAGCGCCGAGGCGGCCCGGCTGCGCTTGATCGGTCAGGGCATCACGCCGGTGAGCATCAGCGGCCTGGACGGGGCCGCCGTGGAGCCGGGCGCCGCCAGCGATGCGCAAGGCCGGCTCAAGCGCGCAGACATTTTGTTGTTCACCCGGGAGTTGTCGCACCTCAAGCAAGCCAACATGCCGCTCGATCGCGCCTTGGCGATGTTGCAGGAAATCGCGACCACCGACCGGCTCAAGGCTTTCGTGGCCAAGGTCAACGAAGGCGTGCGCGGCGGCAAATCGCTGCACCACGCGCTGCTGCCTTTCGAGCGCGATTTGGGGCGGCGTTATCTGGTGCTGGTGCGTGCTGGCGAGGCCTCGGGTGCGCTCTCGCTCGTGCTCAAGGAGCTGACCGCGCAGCTCGAGGCCGACGATAAGCTGCGCAACTACATCATTTCGTCCATGACCTACCCGCTGATCCTGGCGGTGGTGGCGGTGCTGTCGGTGGTGGTGCTGCTGGCTTTCGTGGTGCCGCAATTTCGGCAGATCTTTGATTCCATGGGTGACAAGCTCCCGTACCTCACGCGGGTGGTGCTGAACATGAGCGACTTCATGCGCAGTCACTGGATGGCGATTCTGCTGGTGGTCACCTCGCTGCTGTACCTGGGCTCGCGCTGGATCGCCTCGCCCGCGGGGCGCTTGCGGGTCGACACCGCGGTGCTGGGGCTGCCGCTGCTGGGCAATGTGATGCGCAATCTTCAATTGGCGATCTACTTCCGCACGCTCGGCGGCCTGCTGCAGCGTAACGTGACGCTGGTGGACGCCTTGCGCATCTCCAGCGACGCCGTCACCAACACCGCGTTGCGCCACGACCTTGAGCCGCTGGTCGGCATCGTCAAATCAGGCAAGCGCTTGTCCACGGGTTTTGTATCTTCACACTTCAGCCGCTCCAGCACACCGCAGCTGATCCGCGTCGCCGAGGAAACCGGCGACATGGATGGCACCGCACTCGGGCTGGCCGACCGCTACGAGGACGATGGCCGTCGCACCATGAGCCGCCTGCTGGCGGCGATGGAGCCCGTCATCATCATCGTGCTGGGCGTCATGGTGGCCATCATCATCATGGCGATCCTGGGCGGCGTCATGTCCATCAACGAGACCATTTGA
- a CDS encoding GspE/PulE family protein, protein MQPVIEPSVVADLTQLEPRLGEWLLAEHKLSPADLERALGVQRTMGGRLGQLLVDLGLVSEADVGAAHAHLSGLPLVRRDGFPAEKPATTRLNASFLLANHLLPMGDADGATPPTFAASDPGHRGLRDALRLVFGQTPRIVFGLHSEIADQLDEWYVREGEGEAQADGEYEATEFIEHLRDMASEAPIIQRVNQILSQAVSAQASDIHIETYEDKSAVRIRVDGQLFPVDEIDNKDAPAVVSRIKILSQLDIAERRMPQDGRTRLRVHGRELDVRVSTVPTMFGESVVMRLLEKNLDLLSLDRLHFTEPTLAAMRQLLTVPHGVLLVTGPTGSGKSTTLYASLLGLEGRNLKILTVEDPVEYRLQWLNQVQVQPQIGLSFAQVLRSFLRQDPDVIMIGEMRDGETAGIAVQAALTGHLVLSTLHTNSALGAVVRLINMGVEPYLITASVIGVLAQRLVRKLCDACKTPLSAQQAPLAMASLGVPMEEGRTLYQAVGCPACRGTGYRGRLAVHELLLMTEDMKKLVLERGSAISRAQGRYVGGNLLQDGATKVLQGLTTAEEVLRVARQDD, encoded by the coding sequence ATGCAACCCGTAATTGAACCCAGCGTCGTGGCCGATCTGACGCAGCTCGAGCCTCGCCTGGGCGAGTGGCTGCTGGCTGAACACAAGTTGTCGCCGGCCGATCTGGAGCGCGCGCTGGGCGTGCAGCGCACCATGGGCGGGCGCCTGGGCCAGTTGCTGGTTGATCTGGGGCTGGTGTCCGAGGCCGATGTTGGCGCCGCCCATGCGCACTTGAGCGGTCTGCCGCTGGTGCGCCGGGACGGCTTCCCGGCGGAAAAGCCGGCCACGACACGGCTCAACGCCAGTTTCCTGCTGGCCAATCACCTGCTGCCCATGGGCGATGCCGATGGTGCCACGCCGCCCACCTTTGCCGCCAGCGATCCAGGCCACCGCGGTCTGCGCGATGCGTTGCGCCTGGTGTTCGGGCAGACGCCGCGCATCGTATTCGGGCTGCATTCCGAGATCGCCGATCAGCTGGACGAATGGTACGTGCGCGAAGGCGAGGGCGAAGCCCAGGCCGACGGCGAATACGAGGCCACCGAATTCATCGAGCATCTGCGCGACATGGCGTCCGAGGCGCCGATCATCCAGCGCGTCAACCAGATTCTGTCGCAGGCGGTGTCGGCGCAGGCGTCCGACATTCACATCGAAACCTACGAAGACAAATCGGCGGTGCGCATCCGCGTGGACGGCCAGCTGTTCCCGGTGGATGAAATCGACAACAAGGACGCGCCGGCGGTGGTGTCGCGCATCAAGATTTTGTCGCAGCTCGACATCGCCGAGCGCCGCATGCCGCAGGACGGCCGCACACGGCTGCGCGTGCATGGCCGGGAGCTGGACGTGCGGGTGTCCACCGTGCCCACAATGTTCGGCGAGTCGGTGGTGATGCGCTTGCTCGAGAAAAACCTCGATCTGCTGTCGCTGGATCGGCTGCATTTCACCGAACCCACCCTGGCTGCCATGCGCCAGCTGCTGACCGTTCCGCACGGCGTGTTGCTGGTCACCGGCCCCACCGGCTCGGGCAAGTCGACCACGTTGTACGCGTCATTGCTGGGTTTGGAGGGGCGCAACCTCAAGATACTCACCGTCGAGGATCCGGTGGAATACCGGCTGCAGTGGCTCAACCAAGTGCAGGTGCAGCCGCAAATCGGCCTCAGTTTCGCGCAGGTGTTGCGTTCGTTCCTGCGCCAGGACCCAGACGTCATCATGATCGGCGAAATGCGTGACGGTGAAACCGCCGGCATCGCCGTCCAGGCGGCGCTGACGGGGCACCTGGTGCTGTCCACCCTGCACACCAACAGCGCTCTGGGCGCCGTGGTGAGGCTGATCAACATGGGGGTCGAGCCCTATCTCATCACCGCGTCGGTCATCGGCGTGCTGGCGCAGCGGCTGGTGCGCAAGTTGTGCGATGCGTGCAAGACGCCGCTGTCGGCGCAACAAGCGCCCTTGGCCATGGCATCGCTTGGCGTGCCGATGGAAGAAGGGCGTACGCTGTACCAAGCCGTCGGCTGTCCAGCCTGCCGCGGCACGGGCTACCGTGGACGCCTAGCGGTGCACGAGCTGCTGCTGATGACCGAGGACATGAAAAAGCTGGTGCTGGAGCGCGGCTCCGCCATCAGCCGCGCGCAAGGCCGCTACGTCGGGGGGAACTTGCTGCAAGATGGCGCCACCAAGGTGCTGCAAGGATTGACGACCGCGGAGGAAGTGCTGCGCGTCGCTCGTCAGGATGATTGA
- a CDS encoding glycosyltransferase family 2 protein, translating into MTAPLIDVLLATYNGARYLAPQLDSLLGQTHQHFRLLVSDDGSTDATLDILHGYRAAFGERLVLLPNPSTGAGVVRNFERLMHASLADGQARWAASCDQDDVWLPGKLAAQGAEMQRIESQAGAQTPCLVHGDLTVVNERLQVISPSFAAYQRTDPAAATALSLLSVNQVTGCAMMVNRTLLRMALPLPPEAIMHDWWCALISGSGRRSYLPRPLLLYRQHGANQVGARDRGLRSRLLRLGRDGAGVALRVRRLGQGTQAQAQALQQRLRALGLDDAYVARYLAWRKMPLPRRLAAYRNYYVGPELDRLSRCLLWHERS; encoded by the coding sequence ATGACTGCGCCGTTGATCGATGTTCTACTGGCCACCTACAACGGCGCGCGTTACTTGGCGCCGCAGCTGGATTCGCTGCTGGGCCAGACGCACCAGCATTTCCGCCTGCTGGTCAGCGACGATGGCTCGACCGACGCCACGCTGGACATCCTGCATGGCTATCGGGCGGCGTTCGGCGAGCGGCTGGTGCTGCTGCCCAACCCCTCGACCGGCGCCGGCGTGGTGCGCAATTTCGAGCGGCTGATGCACGCCAGCTTGGCCGATGGGCAGGCGCGCTGGGCGGCCTCGTGCGACCAGGACGACGTGTGGCTGCCCGGCAAGCTGGCCGCGCAAGGGGCCGAGATGCAGCGCATCGAATCACAGGCCGGCGCGCAGACCCCATGTCTGGTGCATGGCGATCTGACGGTGGTCAACGAGCGGCTGCAGGTGATCAGCCCCTCGTTTGCCGCCTACCAGCGCACCGATCCCGCGGCGGCGACGGCGCTCAGCCTGCTCAGTGTCAACCAGGTCACGGGCTGCGCGATGATGGTCAATCGCACCCTGCTGCGCATGGCGCTGCCGCTTCCGCCCGAAGCCATCATGCACGACTGGTGGTGCGCCCTGATCAGCGGCAGCGGGCGCCGCAGCTATCTGCCCAGGCCGCTGCTGCTTTACCGCCAGCATGGCGCCAACCAGGTAGGGGCGCGAGACCGTGGTTTGCGCAGCCGGCTGCTGCGCCTGGGCCGCGACGGCGCGGGCGTGGCCCTGCGCGTGCGGCGCCTGGGGCAGGGCACACAGGCACAGGCGCAGGCGCTGCAGCAGCGCCTGCGCGCACTGGGGCTCGACGATGCTTACGTGGCGCGCTACCTGGCGTGGAGGAAAATGCCGCTGCCCAGGCGTCTGGCGGCTTATCGAAACTATTATGTGGGCCCCGAACTCGATCGCCTGAGCCGGTGCCTGCTGTGGCATGAGCGCAGTTGA
- a CDS encoding DUF1972 domain-containing protein: MLNSAPTGAAGTPPTPLRVAILGTRGIPARYGGFETFAERLAAGLVARGHRVTVYAEADGAPGADTTHLGVRVRSRRRPRWGPASVLAYDCACLWDARRGYDLVYMLGYGAAWACWWPRVAGVPVWINVDGLEWARSKWGKLARTYLRTMEWVAARTATRLIADADAIAARFRSVYPRGAPCSFIAYGADPVQPGEADPALLSAWGLQPWRYLLVVARLEPENHVLEIIEGHRLYGGALPLVIVGDVSDATDYQRRLLALAGDRVRFLGAIYDAAPLRSLRLYAAAYLHGHSVGGTNPSLLEAMACGNWVIAHDNPFNREVARDAADYFRTPAQLADGLRCCAAQTSAQAAAERGRRAREIVADHYTWPRIVDAYEALMHEQCTPRRSP, translated from the coding sequence GTGCTGAACAGTGCGCCCACGGGCGCGGCCGGCACACCGCCGACTCCTCTGCGCGTGGCGATTTTGGGCACGCGAGGTATTCCGGCCCGCTACGGCGGGTTTGAAACATTTGCCGAACGCCTGGCGGCCGGTTTGGTTGCCCGCGGCCACCGGGTCACGGTGTATGCCGAAGCCGATGGCGCGCCAGGCGCCGACACCACGCACCTGGGCGTGCGCGTGCGCTCGCGCCGCCGGCCGCGTTGGGGCCCTGCGTCCGTGCTGGCCTACGACTGCGCCTGCTTGTGGGACGCGCGGCGGGGCTACGACCTGGTCTACATGCTGGGCTATGGCGCCGCATGGGCGTGTTGGTGGCCGCGCGTGGCGGGTGTGCCGGTCTGGATCAACGTGGATGGGCTCGAATGGGCGCGCAGCAAATGGGGCAAGTTGGCGCGCACTTACCTGCGCACTATGGAATGGGTAGCCGCTCGCACCGCCACACGCTTGATCGCCGACGCGGATGCGATCGCCGCGCGCTTTCGCAGCGTGTACCCGCGCGGCGCGCCCTGCAGCTTCATCGCCTATGGGGCCGATCCGGTGCAACCGGGCGAGGCCGACCCCGCGCTGCTGTCAGCCTGGGGTTTGCAGCCGTGGCGCTACCTGCTGGTGGTGGCCCGGCTCGAACCCGAAAACCACGTGCTGGAGATCATCGAAGGCCATCGGTTGTACGGCGGCGCCCTTCCCCTGGTGATCGTCGGCGATGTGTCTGACGCCACCGATTACCAACGCCGCCTGCTGGCCCTGGCGGGCGATCGGGTGCGTTTTTTGGGCGCCATTTACGACGCCGCGCCGCTGCGCAGCCTGCGCCTGTACGCGGCGGCCTATCTGCACGGGCACTCGGTGGGCGGCACCAACCCGTCGTTGCTTGAGGCCATGGCTTGCGGCAACTGGGTCATCGCCCACGACAATCCTTTTAACCGCGAGGTCGCGCGCGATGCCGCGGACTATTTCCGCACCCCCGCGCAACTGGCCGATGGCCTGAGGTGCTGCGCGGCGCAAACCAGTGCCCAAGCGGCGGCCGAGCGCGGTCGGCGCGCACGCGAGATCGTGGCCGATCACTACACCTGGCCGCGCATCGTGGATGCCTACGAGGCGCTGATGCATGAGCAATGCACGCCCCGCCGCTCGCCATGA
- the rfbC gene encoding dTDP-4-dehydrorhamnose 3,5-epimerase, which produces MQATPLAIADVVLIEPKVFGDSRGFFYESFNQQAFEQATGVRLPFVQDNHSRSRRGVLRGLHYQLPPKAQGKLVRVVRGAVFDVAVDIRRDSPTHGQWVGAELSEDNHRQLWIPPGLAHGFVVLSETADFLYKTTDTYSPAHERCIRWDDPAIGIDWPLAAHGIAEPLLSDKDRAGRLLAEAEC; this is translated from the coding sequence ATGCAAGCCACCCCTTTGGCCATCGCTGACGTGGTGCTCATTGAACCCAAGGTGTTCGGTGACAGCCGCGGATTCTTCTACGAAAGTTTTAACCAGCAGGCCTTCGAGCAAGCCACCGGCGTGCGTCTGCCATTCGTGCAGGACAACCACAGCCGCAGCCGGCGTGGTGTGCTGCGCGGGTTGCACTACCAGCTGCCGCCCAAGGCACAGGGCAAGCTGGTGCGCGTGGTGCGCGGGGCCGTGTTCGACGTGGCGGTCGATATCCGTCGCGACTCGCCCACCCACGGCCAATGGGTCGGGGCGGAACTCAGCGAAGACAACCACCGCCAATTGTGGATTCCCCCAGGGCTGGCGCACGGCTTCGTGGTGCTCAGCGAGACGGCGGATTTTCTGTACAAAACCACCGACACCTACAGCCCGGCCCACGAGCGCTGCATCCGCTGGGACGACCCAGCCATCGGCATCGATTGGCCGCTGGCCGCGCATGGCATCGCCGAGCCGCTGCTGTCCGACAAGGACCGCGCCGGGCGCCTGCTGGCCGAGGCCGAGTGCTGA